A genomic stretch from Falco naumanni isolate bFalNau1 chromosome 4, bFalNau1.pat, whole genome shotgun sequence includes:
- the FAM126A gene encoding hyccin isoform X1 — translation MLAVDTGVVEEWLSEFKTLPEASISSYATNLKDKSALISSLYKVIQEPQSELLEPVCHQLFEFYRSGEEQLLRFTLQFLPELMWCYLAVSASRDLQSSGCIEALLLGVYNLEIVDKEGHSKVLSFTIPSLSKPSVYHEPSSIGSMALTEGALSQHGLSRVVYSGPHPQREMLTAQNRFEVLTFLLLCYNAALSYMPAVSLQSLCQICSRICVCGYPRQQVRKYKGVNSRIPVSSEFMVQMLTGIYYAFYNGEWDLARKAMDDILYRAQLELYPEPLLVANAIKASLPQGAMKSSKEGTRCIQVEITPTSSRISRNAVTSMSIRGHRWKRHEQPENGNTDLAIQEELIEVSETDEGFYSRATSSTSQSALSNSNNMSSKNLLGKSQRRSGGSKAGGKEKEGESCREHLSRKQTQRAMSENLELVSLKRLTLTTSQSLPKPGSHSLARTTTTVFSKSFEQVSGVTVTNNRGGVSGTEANRFSACSLQEEKLIYGTERTDLPVLSKQPNQQRPPSISITLSTD, via the exons CTTCTGGAGCCAGTCTGCCATCAGCTCTTTGAGTTTTATCGGAGTGGTGAGGAACAGTTGCTACGATTTACACTGCAGTTTCTACCGGAATTGATGTGGTGCTATCTTGCTGTCTCAGCCAGCAGAGATTTGCAGAGCAGTGGATGCATAGAAGCTCTTCTCCTAGGAGTTTATAACTTG GAGATAGTTGACAAAGAGGGTCATAGCAAAGTGCTGAGTTTCACAATTCCATCTTTGTCCAAACCTTCAGTCTATCATGAA ccTTCCAGCATTGGCTCCATGGCTCTCACTGAAGGAGCTTTATCGCAGCATGGTTTGTCCAGGGTTGTGTACAGTGGACCTCATCCTCAGAGGGAGATGTTAACAGCACAGAACAG GTTTGAAGTGCTgactttccttctgctctgttaCAATGCTGCCTTAAGCTACATGCCTGCAGTTTCTCTACAGTCGTTGTGTCAGATTTGTTCAAG AATTTGTGTCTGTGGATATCCTCGCCAACAAGTGAGAAAGTACAAGGGAGTCAACAGTAGGATTCCAGTTTCATCTGAATTCATGGTGCAAATGCTGACAGGGATTTATTATGCCTT TTATAATGGAGAATGGGATCTGGCTCGTAAAGCTATGGATGACATTTTGTATagagcacagctggagctgtaTCCAGAACCTCTGCTG GTTGCTAATGCAATAAAAGCTTCACTGCCTCAGGGTGCTATGAAATCTAGTAAAGAAGGTACAAGATGCATTCAGGTTGAAATTACACCTACTTCATCCAGAATATCCAGAAATGCTGTGACTAGCATGTCTATCAGAGGGCATAGGTGGAAAAGGCATG AACAACCAGAGAATG GTAATACTGACTTAGCAATTCAAGAAGAACTGATAGAAGTATCTGAAACTGATGAAGGGTTTTACTCTAGGGCTACTTCTAGTACAAGTCAGTCTGCCCTATCTAACAGCAACAACATGAGCAGTAAGAACCTTTTAGGGAAGAGCCAACGAAGGTCTGGAGGAAgcaaagctggaggaaaagaaaaagaaggagaaagctgcagagaacaCTTGTCACGAAAACAAACTCAGAGAGCCATGAGTGAGAATCTAGAGCTTGTCTCTCTGAAGAGACTGACATTGACAACTAGCCAGTCCCTGCCTAAGCCTGGCAGCCATAGTCTAGCCAGAACAACCACTACTGTGTTTAGTAAATCCTTTGAACAGGTCAGTGGTGTCACAGTTACAAATAATCGTGGTGGCGTATCTGGTACAGAGGCAAACAGGTTTTCAGCTTGCAGTCTTCAGGAGGAAAAACTGATCTAtggaacagaaagaacagatCTTCCCGTTTTAAGCAAACAACCTAATCAGCAGCGACCCCCTAGTATTAGCATAACTTTGTCAACAGATTGA
- the FAM126A gene encoding hyccin isoform X2, which produces MLAVDTGVVEEWLSEFKTLPEASISSYATNLKDKSALISSLYKVIQEPQSELLEPVCHQLFEFYRSGEEQLLRFTLQFLPELMWCYLAVSASRDLQSSGCIEALLLGVYNLEIVDKEGHSKVLSFTIPSLSKPSVYHEPSSIGSMALTEGALSQHGLSRVVYSGPHPQREMLTAQNRFEVLTFLLLCYNAALSYMPAVSLQSLCQICSRICVCGYPRQQVRKYKGVNSRIPVSSEFMVQMLTGIYYAFYNGEWDLARKAMDDILYRAQLELYPEPLLVANAIKASLPQGAMKSSKEGTRCIQVEITPTSSRISRNAVTSMSIRGHRWKRHGNTDLAIQEELIEVSETDEGFYSRATSSTSQSALSNSNNMSSKNLLGKSQRRSGGSKAGGKEKEGESCREHLSRKQTQRAMSENLELVSLKRLTLTTSQSLPKPGSHSLARTTTTVFSKSFEQVSGVTVTNNRGGVSGTEANRFSACSLQEEKLIYGTERTDLPVLSKQPNQQRPPSISITLSTD; this is translated from the exons CTTCTGGAGCCAGTCTGCCATCAGCTCTTTGAGTTTTATCGGAGTGGTGAGGAACAGTTGCTACGATTTACACTGCAGTTTCTACCGGAATTGATGTGGTGCTATCTTGCTGTCTCAGCCAGCAGAGATTTGCAGAGCAGTGGATGCATAGAAGCTCTTCTCCTAGGAGTTTATAACTTG GAGATAGTTGACAAAGAGGGTCATAGCAAAGTGCTGAGTTTCACAATTCCATCTTTGTCCAAACCTTCAGTCTATCATGAA ccTTCCAGCATTGGCTCCATGGCTCTCACTGAAGGAGCTTTATCGCAGCATGGTTTGTCCAGGGTTGTGTACAGTGGACCTCATCCTCAGAGGGAGATGTTAACAGCACAGAACAG GTTTGAAGTGCTgactttccttctgctctgttaCAATGCTGCCTTAAGCTACATGCCTGCAGTTTCTCTACAGTCGTTGTGTCAGATTTGTTCAAG AATTTGTGTCTGTGGATATCCTCGCCAACAAGTGAGAAAGTACAAGGGAGTCAACAGTAGGATTCCAGTTTCATCTGAATTCATGGTGCAAATGCTGACAGGGATTTATTATGCCTT TTATAATGGAGAATGGGATCTGGCTCGTAAAGCTATGGATGACATTTTGTATagagcacagctggagctgtaTCCAGAACCTCTGCTG GTTGCTAATGCAATAAAAGCTTCACTGCCTCAGGGTGCTATGAAATCTAGTAAAGAAGGTACAAGATGCATTCAGGTTGAAATTACACCTACTTCATCCAGAATATCCAGAAATGCTGTGACTAGCATGTCTATCAGAGGGCATAGGTGGAAAAGGCATG GTAATACTGACTTAGCAATTCAAGAAGAACTGATAGAAGTATCTGAAACTGATGAAGGGTTTTACTCTAGGGCTACTTCTAGTACAAGTCAGTCTGCCCTATCTAACAGCAACAACATGAGCAGTAAGAACCTTTTAGGGAAGAGCCAACGAAGGTCTGGAGGAAgcaaagctggaggaaaagaaaaagaaggagaaagctgcagagaacaCTTGTCACGAAAACAAACTCAGAGAGCCATGAGTGAGAATCTAGAGCTTGTCTCTCTGAAGAGACTGACATTGACAACTAGCCAGTCCCTGCCTAAGCCTGGCAGCCATAGTCTAGCCAGAACAACCACTACTGTGTTTAGTAAATCCTTTGAACAGGTCAGTGGTGTCACAGTTACAAATAATCGTGGTGGCGTATCTGGTACAGAGGCAAACAGGTTTTCAGCTTGCAGTCTTCAGGAGGAAAAACTGATCTAtggaacagaaagaacagatCTTCCCGTTTTAAGCAAACAACCTAATCAGCAGCGACCCCCTAGTATTAGCATAACTTTGTCAACAGATTGA